From a region of the Mycobacteroides saopaulense genome:
- a CDS encoding maleate cis-trans isomerase family protein, which produces MDFSSLPDFSEAADQRGIGIIAPFDLALERELWRWVPAEVSLHLARTPYEPVPVSRAMAELVSNTGHLQAATRDVLHVEPEVVAYLCTSGSFIRGVEHERSLVEAIMAAGAKSAVTTSGALAEAVTALGIGRISVITPYDAELTELLAKFLGELGVTVVRTDHLGLGGGIWKVNYRTVAERILAADTDDAEAIFVSCTNLRTYDVIEPLERLLGKPVLTANQLTIWACLDRMSLPMMGPGKWLRDVFGGGT; this is translated from the coding sequence GTGGATTTTTCGTCTCTTCCCGACTTCTCGGAGGCGGCTGACCAGCGTGGCATCGGCATCATTGCGCCCTTCGACCTGGCGCTGGAACGTGAGTTGTGGCGGTGGGTGCCGGCCGAGGTGTCCTTGCACCTGGCCCGCACGCCCTATGAGCCGGTGCCAGTGAGCCGCGCCATGGCCGAGCTGGTGTCCAACACCGGCCACCTGCAGGCGGCCACCCGCGATGTTCTGCACGTCGAACCGGAAGTCGTTGCATACCTGTGTACTTCGGGCAGTTTTATCCGGGGAGTCGAGCACGAGCGATCGCTGGTCGAGGCGATCATGGCGGCAGGCGCCAAGTCCGCGGTCACCACCTCGGGCGCGCTGGCCGAGGCAGTGACCGCCTTGGGTATCGGCAGGATCAGCGTCATCACCCCGTACGACGCCGAGTTGACCGAGTTGCTGGCCAAGTTTCTGGGGGAGCTGGGCGTCACGGTGGTGCGTACGGATCACCTGGGCCTGGGCGGCGGCATCTGGAAGGTGAACTACCGCACCGTCGCCGAGCGGATTCTGGCCGCCGATACCGATGATGCCGAGGCGATCTTCGTCAGCTGCACCAACCTGCGGACCTACGACGTCATCGAGCCGTTGGAGCGGCTGCTGGGTAAGCCGGTACTGACCGCCAATCAACTGACCATCTGGGCCTGTCTGGACCGGATGAGTCTTCCCATGATGGGGCCCGGTAAGTGGCTCCGCGACGTATTCGGAGGAGGTACCTGA
- a CDS encoding D-2-hydroxyacid dehydrogenase, whose translation MSARPIVAVQHAATAVPDRLAPVTAAAEVRLVESDQLATALPGAEILFVYDFRSSALRETWSAADSLRWVQIASTGVDPVLFDGLVESQVVLTNSRGLFERPIAEYVLAQILAFAKDIRRSTRAQAALSWRHFESESIAGSPVAVLGTGPIGQEIAALLTAAGMQVTVLGRAESADLPSHVREAEYLVLAAPLTTQTHGIVNARVLSAMRPTARLINVGRGELVGTWDLVSALNRGDIAGAALDVTDPEPLPVGHPLWRTPNTYITPHNSGDVHGWSDRLQDQFVVNFERYLRGEELLNIVDKDRMHGNA comes from the coding sequence GTGAGCGCGCGCCCGATTGTTGCGGTGCAGCACGCCGCCACAGCGGTACCCGACCGTCTCGCTCCCGTGACCGCGGCCGCCGAAGTACGCCTCGTGGAATCCGATCAGTTGGCGACGGCGCTGCCCGGAGCCGAGATCCTCTTCGTGTACGACTTCCGCTCGTCCGCACTGCGCGAAACATGGTCTGCCGCAGACTCGCTGCGCTGGGTGCAGATCGCATCGACCGGTGTCGATCCGGTGCTGTTCGACGGGCTCGTCGAGAGCCAGGTGGTGCTCACCAACTCGCGCGGACTCTTCGAGCGGCCCATCGCCGAGTACGTGCTGGCACAAATCCTGGCCTTCGCCAAGGATATTCGCCGCTCCACCCGCGCACAGGCAGCGCTGAGCTGGCGACACTTCGAGTCGGAGTCCATCGCGGGCTCGCCCGTCGCGGTGCTGGGAACCGGACCCATCGGCCAGGAGATCGCCGCCCTGCTGACCGCCGCGGGCATGCAGGTCACGGTGCTGGGCAGGGCCGAATCTGCCGATTTGCCTTCGCATGTGCGCGAGGCCGAGTACCTGGTGCTGGCAGCACCCCTTACCACGCAGACGCATGGAATAGTCAATGCGCGCGTGCTCTCGGCGATGCGACCGACCGCCCGGCTGATCAACGTGGGGCGGGGAGAACTGGTAGGCACCTGGGATCTGGTGTCCGCACTGAACCGAGGCGATATTGCCGGCGCGGCTCTGGATGTCACCGATCCCGAACCGCTGCCGGTCGGACATCCCCTGTGGCGCACACCGAATACGTACATAACGCCGCACAACAGTGGTGATGTCCACGGTTGGTCCGACCGTCTTCAGGACCAGTTCGTCGTCAACTTCGAGCGCTATCTCCGGGGCGAGGAACTTCTGAACATCGTCGACAAGGACAGGATGCACGGCAATGCATAA